The Exiguobacterium acetylicum genome includes a window with the following:
- a CDS encoding YigZ family protein translates to MTLSNYYTVKENGFHEIIIQKSRFITYLARATTEEQAQAFISELKKKHHDANHNCSAYVIGERNEIQKANDDGEPSGTAGVPMLEVLKKRDLRDTVVVVTRYFGGIKLGGGGLIRAYGSSVSEALNAVGVVERIEHTVVSVNVDYTWLGKLENELRASVHPIDQIHYLDQVQIDVLVKTADVPDFLDWMTNMTNGQADLSSGSTRYLERDIIS, encoded by the coding sequence ATGACATTATCTAATTATTATACAGTAAAAGAAAACGGTTTCCACGAAATCATTATCCAAAAGTCACGATTCATCACCTATTTAGCCCGTGCAACGACCGAAGAACAAGCCCAGGCGTTCATTTCCGAGCTGAAAAAAAAACATCACGATGCGAACCATAATTGCTCTGCCTACGTCATCGGTGAGCGAAATGAGATTCAAAAAGCGAATGATGATGGTGAACCGAGCGGAACCGCTGGTGTTCCGATGCTCGAAGTCTTAAAAAAGCGTGACTTGCGCGATACGGTCGTCGTCGTAACAAGGTATTTTGGCGGCATCAAGCTGGGTGGTGGTGGACTGATTCGCGCGTATGGTTCGAGTGTCTCTGAAGCACTTAACGCGGTCGGTGTCGTCGAACGAATCGAGCATACCGTTGTTTCCGTCAACGTCGACTACACGTGGCTCGGAAAGCTCGAGAACGAACTCCGGGCAAGTGTCCATCCGATTGATCAGATTCATTACCTCGATCAGGTTCAGATCGACGTCCTCGTCAAGACAGCCGATGTCCCTGATTTTCTAGACTGGATGACGAACATGACGAACGGTCAAGCTGATTTGTCAAGCGGCTCTACGCGCTACCTCGAACGTGACATTATTTCCTGA
- a CDS encoding LCP family protein — translation MEERTRSNKKQIKKKRSWFKVFVISFLVVLVGGGATFAYVAYKTFQTANDANVDLARGDKSEKREAAIDLTKDHFSVLLVGTDERPGDTSSRADTMIVATFNKDDQTVDMVSIPRDSLVEIPSVGYEDKINHSYAFGGIDSTIETVETLLDIPIDYYASINFNGVVAIVDALGGIDVDVKLPIDTLDSSDKRNGVKLEPGQQTLNGEEALAYARMRYQDPEGDIGRTKRQQQIVEAIIDQSTSFGSITKLNSLMDATGDNFQTNMSLTEAFQLQPFVKKIGSINRIDLKGTDTKINGAYYYQLDPTSLADAKTTLKEQLNLPIDETTDSITSEAANDSFTPSN, via the coding sequence GTGGAAGAGCGAACCCGCAGTAATAAAAAACAGATAAAGAAAAAACGTTCGTGGTTTAAGGTGTTCGTGATCAGTTTTCTGGTCGTGCTCGTAGGTGGAGGTGCGACCTTCGCTTACGTCGCGTATAAGACGTTCCAGACTGCAAATGATGCAAACGTCGATTTAGCGCGCGGTGACAAGTCTGAGAAACGAGAAGCTGCCATTGATTTGACGAAAGACCACTTTTCCGTTCTGCTCGTCGGGACGGATGAACGCCCTGGCGACACCTCCTCACGTGCCGATACGATGATCGTCGCGACATTCAACAAGGACGATCAAACTGTTGATATGGTTAGCATCCCCCGTGATTCACTCGTCGAGATTCCTTCTGTCGGCTATGAGGATAAAATCAATCACTCTTATGCCTTTGGTGGCATCGATTCAACGATTGAAACCGTCGAGACATTGCTCGATATTCCAATCGACTATTATGCATCGATCAACTTCAATGGTGTCGTCGCAATCGTTGACGCCTTAGGTGGTATCGATGTCGACGTCAAGTTACCGATTGATACACTCGACTCGTCCGATAAACGCAATGGCGTCAAATTGGAACCGGGTCAACAGACGTTGAACGGAGAGGAAGCACTCGCTTATGCCCGAATGCGTTATCAAGATCCTGAAGGTGATATCGGTCGGACAAAACGTCAACAACAAATCGTCGAAGCCATCATCGATCAGTCGACATCATTTGGTTCAATCACGAAATTGAACAGTTTAATGGATGCGACCGGTGACAACTTCCAGACGAACATGTCGTTGACGGAAGCGTTCCAATTGCAACCATTCGTTAAAAAAATCGGATCAATCAATCGGATTGATCTTAAAGGAACGGACACGAAAATCAATGGTGCTTATTATTACCAGCTCGATCCAACATCACTGGCTGACGCGAAGACGACATTGAAGGAACAACTCAATTTGCCAATCGATGAGACGACGGACAGCATCACGTCGGAGGCTGCAAATGATTCGTTCACTCCAAGCAACTGA
- a CDS encoding GNAT family N-acetyltransferase, translated as MIRSLQATDHASLLELQRRAYQIEAALLDATDFPPLRETIDDINTESPIGFVYVIDDVVTGAVTIDDLTITRLVVDPAYFRQGIAQSLLQHVFEQSHAKHVMTGARNLPALTLYAHFGFTEVRREWYEEIELVFLTRL; from the coding sequence ATGATTCGTTCACTCCAAGCAACTGATCATGCATCACTGCTGGAATTACAACGTCGCGCTTATCAGATAGAAGCCGCATTACTCGACGCTACTGATTTCCCGCCATTACGCGAAACGATTGATGACATCAACACTGAATCACCGATTGGTTTTGTTTATGTGATCGACGATGTCGTCACTGGTGCTGTCACGATTGATGATTTGACAATCACCCGACTTGTCGTCGACCCTGCATACTTCCGTCAAGGAATTGCACAGTCGTTGCTACAACATGTGTTCGAACAAAGTCACGCTAAACACGTCATGACCGGTGCACGGAATCTACCAGCACTTACGCTCTATGCTCATTTTGGCTTCACGGAAGTCCGCCGCGAGTGGTACGAAGAAATCGAACTCGTCTTTTTGACTCGACTCTGA
- the chrA gene encoding chromate efflux transporter, which yields MNRLIEIFLVSFKLGLTSFGGPVAHLGYFYEEYVKRKKWIDEKAYADLVALCQFLPGPASSQVGMGIGLIRGGVAGAIISFVGFTLPSSIALILFAILATQFDVAEAGFIHGLKLVAVAIVADAVLGMGMKLATGVKRMTLMLLALAGVLLIAHPLAQVGVLLLAGLLAFFWFKEETATGGSLSIRVPRFLSVTALVLFFVLLVVTPFLAQATTGTIQLTSIMYSAGALVFGGGHVVLPFLEQLLVPGLMNTDTFLAGYAAAQAVPGPLFTFATYLGTIVSGVSGGLLATLAIFLPGFLLVIGVLPYWDRIRKNQAVGRMLIGVNAAVVGILLAALYDPIFTSSIKSGLDFLIAFGLFCLLRFYKQSPLRIVLIGAALGFLFF from the coding sequence ATGAATCGTCTTATCGAAATCTTTCTTGTATCGTTCAAGCTCGGACTGACGTCGTTCGGAGGTCCAGTCGCCCATCTTGGGTATTTTTATGAAGAATATGTCAAACGGAAAAAATGGATTGATGAGAAAGCATACGCTGATTTAGTAGCACTCTGTCAATTCCTCCCCGGTCCCGCTTCGAGTCAGGTCGGTATGGGCATCGGTCTGATTCGTGGTGGAGTAGCAGGGGCGATCATTTCGTTTGTTGGCTTCACGTTACCGTCGAGTATCGCTTTGATTCTATTCGCGATTCTTGCGACGCAGTTCGATGTCGCAGAGGCCGGATTCATTCATGGCTTGAAGCTCGTTGCTGTTGCGATCGTTGCTGACGCCGTTCTTGGCATGGGAATGAAGCTTGCGACCGGTGTCAAACGCATGACCTTGATGTTGCTGGCGTTAGCCGGTGTACTGTTGATTGCACACCCGCTGGCGCAAGTCGGTGTCTTGTTGCTGGCAGGTCTTCTTGCATTCTTCTGGTTCAAAGAAGAGACGGCAACAGGTGGATCCTTGTCGATTCGCGTACCGCGCTTCCTTAGCGTCACCGCTCTCGTCTTGTTTTTCGTGTTACTCGTCGTCACGCCTTTTCTCGCTCAAGCAACGACAGGAACCATCCAATTGACGAGTATCATGTACAGTGCCGGAGCCCTCGTCTTTGGTGGCGGACACGTCGTCTTGCCGTTCCTTGAGCAACTGCTCGTACCGGGACTGATGAATACGGATACGTTCCTTGCTGGGTATGCCGCAGCGCAAGCGGTACCTGGACCACTCTTCACATTTGCGACGTATCTCGGTACGATCGTCTCTGGTGTATCCGGTGGTCTTCTTGCGACGCTTGCTATTTTCCTACCCGGATTCCTACTCGTTATCGGTGTCTTACCGTACTGGGATCGAATTCGGAAGAACCAAGCAGTTGGACGGATGTTGATTGGAGTCAACGCCGCCGTCGTTGGGATTCTACTTGCTGCTCTTTATGATCCGATCTTTACGTCAAGCATCAAGAGTGGTCTTGATTTCTTGATTGCCTTTGGTTTGTTCTGTTTACTCCGTTTTTATAAACAGTCGCCGTTACGGATCGTGTTGATTGGAGCCGCCCTTGGATTCCTATTCTTTTAA
- a CDS encoding DUF418 domain-containing protein — protein sequence MEQQLNQRIVYLDVLRGFALCGILFVNMPSFLGDRPNAMMGEIDQSIRLLFDLFIQTKFYTLFSVLFGAGFYLFINRLRQRGLPMTIFARRLGILLLIGLVHLVVWQGDILHTYALTGFILLLFAKTKPITKLLFAIAFQIYAILLYLLIFWGARQFGDSPVVELEKTLQSFVASRDLLGFLWHHATVQLPEALMNSGVIWPEILSLFLIGAYLMERFSTRPPSNRFLWWALGISLLLTVPSFAGIIQAHADVPDGSINLFYVWLSGRTLAITYACAVALLVRAGRMQWFAGLGRMALTNYLMHTLVFTVFVFFSGQHGTTPLWQGLLLVFLLLITQGIASNKYLQHHPQGPMEKLWRKGTYGNKKR from the coding sequence TTGGAACAACAATTGAATCAACGCATCGTCTACTTAGATGTGTTACGAGGTTTTGCGTTATGCGGGATCTTATTCGTCAACATGCCGAGTTTTCTAGGCGATCGACCGAATGCGATGATGGGGGAAATAGACCAATCGATTCGTCTACTATTTGATCTCTTCATCCAGACGAAATTTTATACTTTGTTTAGCGTCCTGTTTGGAGCCGGTTTTTATTTGTTCATCAATCGGTTGCGCCAACGTGGTCTACCGATGACGATTTTCGCAAGACGGCTCGGGATTCTGCTTCTCATCGGTCTCGTGCATCTTGTCGTCTGGCAGGGAGATATCTTACATACGTATGCACTGACCGGTTTTATCTTGTTATTATTTGCAAAAACCAAGCCAATCACGAAACTCTTGTTTGCAATAGCATTCCAAATCTATGCCATTCTGCTCTATCTACTTATTTTTTGGGGAGCTCGTCAATTTGGCGATTCTCCCGTCGTCGAGCTGGAAAAGACACTTCAGTCGTTCGTCGCATCGCGCGATCTTCTCGGATTTTTGTGGCATCACGCGACGGTTCAATTACCGGAAGCCCTTATGAATTCCGGTGTCATTTGGCCGGAAATTTTATCATTGTTCCTGATTGGAGCCTACTTGATGGAACGTTTCAGTACACGACCGCCATCGAATCGTTTCCTCTGGTGGGCACTTGGAATCAGCTTACTGCTGACAGTTCCATCGTTCGCAGGAATCATTCAAGCGCATGCTGACGTACCGGACGGATCAATCAATCTGTTTTACGTCTGGCTATCAGGACGCACGCTTGCGATCACGTATGCCTGTGCTGTCGCCTTACTCGTTCGTGCTGGACGAATGCAATGGTTTGCTGGACTAGGTCGGATGGCATTGACGAATTATTTGATGCATACACTCGTCTTTACCGTGTTCGTCTTCTTCAGTGGACAACATGGAACGACGCCGTTATGGCAAGGTCTGTTACTTGTATTCCTACTTTTGATTACACAAGGTATCGCTTCGAACAAATATCTCCAGCATCATCCACAAGGTCCCATGGAGAAATTGTGGCGAAAAGGTACTTATGGTAATAAAAAACGATGA
- a CDS encoding glycosyltransferase family 4 protein, which translates to MLWTASIVCFIAALLITPVVKRFAIAVGAVDSPDARKVHVRIMPRLGGLAIYIAFMIGYFILQPSSPYATHILVGGFVIILTGALDDRFQLNARLKLMGQIVAAVIVLNGGIRIEFINLPFDQQLYLGWWSVPLTFLWVIGITNAVNLIDGLDGLAAGVSSIVLLTLISLAVIQGNVYVTIVAILLLMSTLGFLFHNFYPAKIFMGDTGALFLGYMLGVLSLLGFKNVTLFSLAVPVILLGIPISDTLFAIVRRVLQGKPPFAPDKAHLHHRLLDLGFTMRQAVLVIYGLCAIFGMTAILFSQTNSLGALVSLIMLLIVLDILVESLGLLGERYRPLLNLLERFTSK; encoded by the coding sequence ATGTTATGGACTGCGTCCATCGTCTGTTTTATCGCCGCCTTACTGATCACACCCGTCGTGAAACGCTTTGCGATTGCAGTCGGTGCCGTTGACAGTCCAGACGCGCGAAAAGTACACGTCCGAATCATGCCGCGACTTGGCGGATTAGCGATCTATATCGCCTTCATGATCGGATATTTTATCTTACAACCTTCGAGTCCGTACGCGACGCATATTTTAGTCGGTGGGTTCGTTATTATTTTGACAGGTGCACTTGACGATCGATTCCAACTCAATGCCCGTTTGAAGCTGATGGGGCAAATCGTTGCCGCTGTCATCGTCCTCAACGGTGGGATTCGGATCGAGTTCATCAATCTACCGTTCGACCAACAGCTCTATCTCGGTTGGTGGAGTGTTCCATTGACGTTCCTTTGGGTCATCGGAATCACGAACGCCGTCAACTTGATTGACGGATTAGATGGACTAGCAGCCGGTGTCTCGAGTATTGTTTTGTTGACATTGATCAGTCTTGCCGTCATCCAAGGAAACGTCTACGTGACGATTGTCGCGATTCTCTTATTGATGAGTACGTTAGGCTTCTTGTTTCATAATTTTTATCCGGCGAAGATCTTCATGGGTGATACCGGAGCGCTCTTCCTCGGCTATATGCTCGGTGTCTTGTCACTTCTTGGGTTCAAGAATGTGACACTGTTCTCGCTTGCTGTTCCGGTCATCTTGCTCGGAATTCCGATCTCCGATACGTTGTTTGCGATCGTTCGGCGAGTATTGCAAGGAAAACCACCATTTGCACCGGATAAAGCCCATCTGCATCACCGGTTGCTTGATCTTGGCTTTACGATGCGACAAGCCGTTCTCGTCATTTACGGGCTGTGTGCCATCTTCGGGATGACGGCGATTCTCTTTTCACAGACGAATTCGCTCGGCGCCCTGGTCTCACTCATCATGTTACTGATCGTCCTCGACATTCTCGTTGAATCGCTCGGTTTGCTTGGCGAACGCTATCGACCATTGTTGAATTTGTTGGAACGTTTTACATCGAAATAA
- a CDS encoding N-acetylmuramoyl-L-alanine amidase — translation MGKLPKTLRTALVLSLVSGCFASTSTVSAASGTTFTKTSYQTTDALNLRSSNSTSSKKLLTIPKTTKVTSSYRKGTWYKLSYKGKTGYVTGSYLKKIESGTSFTKTSYKTTDALSLRSAATTSSTRLLTIPKGAGVQSSFKTGSWYKVTYANKTGYVSGSYLKKVTAPAKTTVYTTTDRLNFRTSPSTSGKVLTTIPSGTAVHSLAVKSNWHTVQYQGKTGYVMGTYLKKGTSVPASTTGNVDYSGSKMYVLIPSGSSVALRASASTLSGQVARLGRGTPVAVTNSRHQTKGFVAVRTASGQSGYVDATYLTLFQPAPSNRPLLVLDPGHGGYDAGAVRYGVAERDIVLAVTKQVAERLAGKVDVTMSRYTNDYYPSLGERSALANSHATTAFVSVHINASTSTQAYGAETFYYKGASSINLARNVQQRLVSYAGMRDRNVHYANYAVIRGTKAPSILAELGFLSNSADRAKLTNATYQSRYAQAIADGILASL, via the coding sequence ATGGGCAAATTACCTAAAACACTTCGGACCGCTCTAGTACTTTCGTTGGTATCCGGTTGCTTCGCCTCTACTTCTACTGTATCGGCTGCTTCTGGGACAACCTTTACGAAAACTTCGTATCAGACGACAGATGCCTTGAATCTACGCAGTTCGAACTCGACGTCTTCTAAAAAATTGCTGACGATCCCGAAGACGACGAAAGTCACGTCAAGCTATCGTAAAGGCACGTGGTATAAGCTGTCTTATAAAGGAAAGACGGGGTATGTGACCGGGTCGTACCTGAAGAAGATCGAGAGCGGTACGTCCTTTACGAAGACGTCTTACAAGACGACGGATGCTCTATCCTTGCGCAGTGCAGCAACGACGTCTTCTACACGATTGTTGACGATCCCAAAAGGTGCAGGCGTACAATCCAGTTTTAAAACTGGAAGTTGGTATAAAGTGACCTATGCGAATAAGACGGGATATGTGTCTGGTTCTTATCTAAAGAAAGTGACCGCCCCAGCAAAAACGACGGTCTATACGACGACGGATCGCTTGAATTTCCGTACTTCTCCTTCAACGTCCGGAAAAGTACTGACGACGATTCCGAGCGGGACTGCCGTCCATTCGCTCGCCGTTAAATCGAATTGGCACACGGTCCAGTACCAAGGAAAAACGGGTTATGTCATGGGAACGTATCTCAAGAAGGGCACTTCCGTACCTGCCTCGACGACTGGAAACGTCGATTATAGTGGTTCGAAGATGTATGTGTTGATCCCGTCAGGTAGCAGCGTTGCGCTCCGTGCGAGTGCATCGACGCTCAGTGGTCAAGTAGCTCGTCTTGGACGCGGTACACCGGTTGCTGTCACGAATTCACGCCATCAAACGAAAGGCTTCGTCGCCGTTCGCACGGCAAGTGGTCAGAGCGGTTATGTCGACGCAACATATCTAACGTTGTTCCAACCGGCACCATCGAATCGCCCATTACTCGTCCTCGACCCAGGTCATGGTGGATACGATGCGGGTGCAGTTCGTTACGGCGTCGCTGAACGTGACATCGTCCTTGCGGTGACGAAACAAGTCGCTGAGCGGCTTGCTGGCAAAGTCGATGTGACGATGTCTCGCTATACGAACGACTATTATCCGTCACTTGGAGAACGGAGTGCCCTAGCGAACAGTCATGCGACGACTGCGTTCGTCAGTGTCCATATTAATGCTTCAACGAGTACACAAGCATATGGAGCAGAGACCTTCTATTATAAAGGAGCTTCTTCGATCAACCTCGCTCGTAACGTTCAGCAACGTCTCGTCTCATACGCTGGCATGCGCGACCGGAACGTTCACTATGCGAACTATGCTGTCATTCGTGGTACAAAAGCACCGTCGATCTTAGCGGAACTCGGGTTCCTCTCAAACAGCGCGGATCGTGCGAAACTCACGAACGCGACGTATCAGTCACGCTACGCGCAAGCAATCGCGGACGGGATTCTCGCTTCACTTTAA
- the pgmB gene encoding beta-phosphoglucomutase gives MAPTIEAVIFDLDGVITDTAEYHYLAWKQLGEDLNIPFDREFNETLKGVSRMDSLERILALGGKQDAFSEDEKLALAAKKNEHYVTLIQHISEQDLLPGITAFLDEIRNAGLKIGMASASKNALMVVEALKVRHYFDDIVDAATVAQSKPHPEVFLRAAEALDVEPSRCIGVEDATAGITAIHAAGMYAVGVGPESALHEADYRVDSTDLLSLEQILASRSLV, from the coding sequence ATGGCACCAACGATCGAAGCGGTCATTTTTGATTTAGACGGCGTAATTACCGATACAGCAGAGTATCACTACTTAGCGTGGAAACAACTAGGAGAGGATTTGAATATCCCGTTCGACCGGGAGTTCAATGAGACATTAAAAGGTGTCAGCCGAATGGATTCACTCGAGCGTATCCTTGCGCTCGGTGGAAAACAGGACGCTTTTTCGGAAGATGAGAAGCTAGCACTCGCTGCGAAGAAGAATGAACACTATGTCACATTGATCCAACATATCTCTGAGCAGGATCTTCTTCCTGGAATCACTGCATTCCTCGATGAAATCCGAAACGCTGGGCTGAAGATCGGAATGGCGTCCGCTTCTAAAAATGCGCTGATGGTCGTCGAGGCATTAAAAGTTCGACACTATTTCGATGACATCGTAGACGCTGCGACCGTTGCACAATCGAAACCACACCCTGAAGTGTTTCTCCGTGCTGCAGAAGCACTCGACGTCGAACCGAGTCGTTGCATCGGTGTAGAAGATGCAACAGCTGGCATCACTGCCATCCACGCTGCCGGCATGTATGCCGTCGGAGTCGGACCGGAGTCGGCGCTCCATGAGGCAGACTATCGTGTCGATTCGACAGATTTGCTATCCCTTGAGCAAATCCTCGCTAGTCGCTCCCTTGTCTGA
- the secA2 gene encoding accessory Sec system translocase SecA2 — MFQRVKQLLNDQSRRIHRYEKIVTTINSLEREMEQTSDQALRELTVSLRERLQAGERIDAITPMAFALVREASKRTLGLRHYDVQLMGGLALLEGQIAEMATGEGKTLVASLASFTQALHGKGVHVITVNEYLAQRDAEQIGQIHRFLGLQVGINSAEATFDEKRIAYAADITYGVGTEFGFDYLRDHLIMEPTERLQRPLHFALIDEVDSILIDEAKTPLIMAERDSVHEGLQQLVRHVVQTFEDERDYTFDEEIKAVALTDHGIETIEEAFAIDHLFAAEHSVLFHYVIQALRAHVVLKRDVDYIIKDQKIALVDLFTGRLMEGRSLSDGLHQALEAKEGVPVTEENRTTAQITIQHYFRLYHQVAGMTGTAATSREEFQKTYGMDVVTIPSNRPKIRMDAEDVIFATRDEKLEAIALATKSAHVTGRPVLIGTSSIEQSLRVAKTLDAHGLTYEILNAKTVDQEVRIIASAGQAGRITIATNMAGRGTDILLDETAQQQGGLFVIGTERHESIRIDNQLRGRAGRQGDPGLTQFYLSLEDELPRRFARDRLARVQQKVRVASGPLATRDVRDLLQFAQSTCESVNRSVRDELVQLEEVISEQRQAIYHLRNRIVDATSLEDIVQPFAGRVLPSIIDQTLSDDLVPEEWPLAFVVTELEQLLHQPVTLERLETIDEMKRQLEPLIAETEALLVAHVEAEKETVKRFILLALDEQWTRHLTAMNTLKEGIHLRGYGQEQPVRIFEREGMDYFEYAIASFEKQVLSGICRAEQTQDSEGELHHAHVE; from the coding sequence ATGTTTCAACGTGTCAAACAGTTGTTGAATGATCAAAGTCGAAGAATTCATCGTTATGAAAAAATTGTAACGACGATCAATAGCCTAGAACGAGAAATGGAGCAAACATCAGATCAAGCGTTACGGGAGTTGACCGTCTCATTACGTGAGCGGCTACAAGCTGGGGAACGAATCGATGCCATCACACCAATGGCGTTCGCGCTTGTCAGAGAAGCAAGTAAACGAACGCTCGGCTTACGACATTATGACGTCCAGCTCATGGGCGGACTTGCGTTACTCGAAGGACAAATCGCTGAAATGGCGACGGGTGAAGGAAAGACACTCGTTGCTTCCCTTGCGAGCTTTACGCAAGCGTTACACGGAAAAGGTGTTCACGTCATTACCGTCAACGAATATCTTGCACAACGCGATGCCGAGCAAATCGGTCAGATTCACCGTTTTTTGGGGCTTCAGGTCGGTATCAACTCGGCGGAAGCTACGTTTGATGAAAAACGAATTGCTTACGCAGCGGATATTACATATGGTGTCGGGACCGAATTTGGATTCGATTACTTACGAGACCATCTGATCATGGAACCGACGGAACGTCTGCAGCGTCCTCTTCACTTCGCTTTGATTGACGAAGTCGATAGCATTTTGATCGATGAAGCGAAAACGCCACTCATCATGGCGGAGCGAGACAGCGTCCACGAAGGTTTACAACAACTCGTCCGTCATGTCGTCCAGACGTTTGAGGATGAACGAGATTATACGTTTGATGAAGAAATCAAAGCGGTCGCTTTGACCGATCATGGAATCGAGACGATTGAAGAAGCGTTTGCGATTGATCATCTGTTTGCGGCCGAGCATTCCGTCCTCTTCCACTACGTCATCCAAGCCTTACGTGCCCATGTCGTGCTCAAGCGGGATGTCGATTACATCATCAAGGATCAAAAAATCGCGCTCGTCGATCTCTTTACTGGTCGCCTGATGGAGGGTCGTAGTCTCTCCGACGGGTTACACCAAGCGCTCGAGGCAAAAGAAGGCGTGCCAGTCACGGAGGAGAACCGGACAACAGCGCAAATCACGATTCAGCATTACTTCCGCCTCTATCATCAAGTAGCAGGAATGACTGGGACGGCAGCCACGTCACGCGAAGAATTCCAAAAGACGTACGGGATGGACGTCGTAACGATTCCATCGAATCGTCCTAAAATCCGGATGGATGCAGAGGACGTCATCTTTGCGACGCGTGACGAAAAACTCGAAGCAATCGCACTGGCGACGAAATCGGCACACGTCACGGGACGCCCCGTTCTAATCGGAACATCGTCAATCGAACAGTCCCTGCGCGTTGCGAAAACACTCGACGCTCACGGACTTACCTATGAGATCCTAAACGCCAAAACTGTCGATCAAGAAGTCCGGATCATCGCTTCTGCCGGACAAGCAGGCCGGATCACGATTGCGACGAACATGGCAGGACGCGGAACGGATATCTTACTCGACGAAACGGCGCAACAACAAGGCGGTTTGTTCGTCATCGGAACTGAACGTCATGAGTCGATTCGGATCGACAATCAACTCCGTGGTCGGGCAGGTCGTCAAGGTGACCCTGGATTGACACAATTTTATCTCTCGCTCGAAGATGAATTACCTCGTCGCTTCGCGCGTGATCGTCTAGCGCGCGTACAACAAAAAGTACGAGTTGCTTCCGGTCCGCTTGCTACGCGTGACGTTCGGGATTTATTGCAATTTGCTCAGTCGACGTGTGAGTCTGTCAATCGGAGTGTCCGGGATGAACTTGTCCAGCTCGAAGAAGTCATCAGTGAACAACGACAAGCCATCTATCATCTCCGCAACAGAATCGTTGACGCGACGTCACTTGAAGACATCGTCCAACCGTTTGCCGGACGTGTTCTTCCGTCGATCATCGACCAAACGCTTTCTGACGATCTTGTCCCGGAAGAATGGCCGCTCGCCTTCGTCGTGACGGAGCTCGAACAATTACTTCATCAACCGGTCACCTTAGAACGACTAGAAACGATCGACGAAATGAAACGACAACTCGAGCCGTTGATTGCGGAAACCGAAGCCTTACTCGTTGCCCATGTTGAGGCTGAAAAAGAGACCGTTAAACGTTTCATCCTCCTTGCACTCGATGAGCAGTGGACACGACATTTGACGGCGATGAACACATTAAAAGAAGGGATCCACCTCCGGGGTTATGGTCAAGAACAACCCGTTCGCATCTTTGAACGGGAAGGAATGGATTACTTCGAATATGCCATTGCGAGTTTTGAGAAGCAGGTCCTTTCTGGCATCTGCCGCGCCGAACAGACACAGGATAGCGAAGGAGAGCTGCACCATGCACACGTCGAATGA